The following proteins are co-located in the Lepus europaeus isolate LE1 chromosome 15, mLepTim1.pri, whole genome shotgun sequence genome:
- the ARRDC3 gene encoding arrestin domain-containing protein 3 isoform X1 codes for MVLGKVKNLTISFDCLNDSNVPVYSSGDTVSGRVNLEVTGEIRVKSLKIHARGHAKVRWTESRNAGSNTAYTQNYTEEVEYFNHKDILIGHERDDDNSEEGFNTIHSGRHEYAFSFELPQTPLATSFEGRHGSVRYWVKAELHRPWLLPVKLKKEFTVFEHIDINTPSLLSPQAGTKEKTLCCWFCTSGPISLSAKIERKGYTPGESIQIFAEIENCSSRMVVPKAAIYQTQAFYAKGKMKEVKQLVANLRGESLSSGKTETWNGKLLKIPPVSPSILDCSIIRVEYSLMVYVDIPGAMDLFLNLPLVIGTIPLHPFGSRTSSVSSQCSMNMNWLGLSLPERPEAPPSYAEVVTEEQRRNNLAPVNACDDFERALQGPLFAYIQEFRFLPPPLYSEIDPNPDQSADDRPSCPSR; via the exons ATGGTGCTGGGGAAGGTGAAGAATTTGACAATAAGCTTTGACTGTCTGAATGACAGCAATGTCCCCGTGTATTCCAGCGGGGATACTGTCTCAGGAAGGGTGAATTTAGAAGTTACTggggaaatcagagtaaaatcgCTTAAAATTCATGCAAGAGGACATGCGAAAGTACGCTGGACGGAGTCTAGAAACGCCGGCTCCAATACCGCCTACACGCAGAATTACACCGAAGAAGTAGAATATTTCAACCATAAAGACATCTTAATCGGGCACGAAAGAG atgaTGATAATTCGGAAGAAGGCTTCaacactattcattcaggaaggCATGAGTATGCATTCAGCTTCGAGCTTCCACAGAC ACCACTTGCTACCTCATTCGAAGGCCGACATGGCAGTGTGCGCTATTGGGTGAAAGCCGAGTTGCACAGGCCTTGGCTTCTACCAGTAAAGTTAAAGAAGGAATTTACAGTCTTTGAGCATATAGATATCAACACTCCTTCATTACTG tCACCCCAAGCTGGCACAAAAGAAAAGACTCTCTGTTGCTGGTTCTGTACCTCAGGCCCAATATCCTTAAGTGCCAAAATTGAAAGGAAGGGCTATACCCCAG GTGAATCAATTCAGATATTTGCTGAGATTGAGAACTGCTCTTCCCGAATGGTGGTGCCAAAGGCAGCCATTTACCAAACACAGGCCTTCTATGCCAAAGGGAAAATGAAGGAAGTAAAACAGCTTGTTGCCAACTTGCGTGGGGAATCCTTATCAtctggaaagacagagacatggaATGGCAAATTGCTGAAAATTCCACCAGTTTCTCCCTCTATCCTAGATTGTAGTATAATTCGTGTGGAATATTCTCTAATG GTATATGTGGATATTCCTGGAGCTATGGATTTATTTCTTAATCTGCCACTTGTCATCGGTACTATTCCTCTACATCCATTTGGTAGCAGAACCTCAAGTGTAAGCAGTCAGTGTAGCATGAATATGAACTGGCTCGGTTTATCCCTTCCTGAAAGACCTGAAG CACCACCCAGCTATGCAGAAGTGGTGACAGAGGAACAAAGGCGAAACAATCTTGCACCAGTGAATGCTTGTGATGACTTTGAGAGAGCACTTCAAGGACCACTGTTTGCATATATACAGGAATTTCGGTTCTTGCCTCCACCTCTTTATTCAGAG ATTGATCCAAATCCTGATCAGTCAGCAGACGATAGGCCATCCTGCCCCTCTCGTTGA
- the ARRDC3 gene encoding arrestin domain-containing protein 3 isoform X2 produces MTAISKKEIYLLDDFRKPTAAVMSFISPQAGTKEKTLCCWFCTSGPISLSAKIERKGYTPGESIQIFAEIENCSSRMVVPKAAIYQTQAFYAKGKMKEVKQLVANLRGESLSSGKTETWNGKLLKIPPVSPSILDCSIIRVEYSLMVYVDIPGAMDLFLNLPLVIGTIPLHPFGSRTSSVSSQCSMNMNWLGLSLPERPEAPPSYAEVVTEEQRRNNLAPVNACDDFERALQGPLFAYIQEFRFLPPPLYSEIDPNPDQSADDRPSCPSR; encoded by the exons ATGACAGCAATATCgaaaaaagagatttatcttCTGGATGATTTTAGAAAACCAACAGCAGCAGTAATGTCATTTATT tCACCCCAAGCTGGCACAAAAGAAAAGACTCTCTGTTGCTGGTTCTGTACCTCAGGCCCAATATCCTTAAGTGCCAAAATTGAAAGGAAGGGCTATACCCCAG GTGAATCAATTCAGATATTTGCTGAGATTGAGAACTGCTCTTCCCGAATGGTGGTGCCAAAGGCAGCCATTTACCAAACACAGGCCTTCTATGCCAAAGGGAAAATGAAGGAAGTAAAACAGCTTGTTGCCAACTTGCGTGGGGAATCCTTATCAtctggaaagacagagacatggaATGGCAAATTGCTGAAAATTCCACCAGTTTCTCCCTCTATCCTAGATTGTAGTATAATTCGTGTGGAATATTCTCTAATG GTATATGTGGATATTCCTGGAGCTATGGATTTATTTCTTAATCTGCCACTTGTCATCGGTACTATTCCTCTACATCCATTTGGTAGCAGAACCTCAAGTGTAAGCAGTCAGTGTAGCATGAATATGAACTGGCTCGGTTTATCCCTTCCTGAAAGACCTGAAG CACCACCCAGCTATGCAGAAGTGGTGACAGAGGAACAAAGGCGAAACAATCTTGCACCAGTGAATGCTTGTGATGACTTTGAGAGAGCACTTCAAGGACCACTGTTTGCATATATACAGGAATTTCGGTTCTTGCCTCCACCTCTTTATTCAGAG ATTGATCCAAATCCTGATCAGTCAGCAGACGATAGGCCATCCTGCCCCTCTCGTTGA
- the ARRDC3 gene encoding arrestin domain-containing protein 3 isoform X3: MVVPKAAIYQTQAFYAKGKMKEVKQLVANLRGESLSSGKTETWNGKLLKIPPVSPSILDCSIIRVEYSLMVYVDIPGAMDLFLNLPLVIGTIPLHPFGSRTSSVSSQCSMNMNWLGLSLPERPEAPPSYAEVVTEEQRRNNLAPVNACDDFERALQGPLFAYIQEFRFLPPPLYSEIDPNPDQSADDRPSCPSR, translated from the exons ATGGTGGTGCCAAAGGCAGCCATTTACCAAACACAGGCCTTCTATGCCAAAGGGAAAATGAAGGAAGTAAAACAGCTTGTTGCCAACTTGCGTGGGGAATCCTTATCAtctggaaagacagagacatggaATGGCAAATTGCTGAAAATTCCACCAGTTTCTCCCTCTATCCTAGATTGTAGTATAATTCGTGTGGAATATTCTCTAATG GTATATGTGGATATTCCTGGAGCTATGGATTTATTTCTTAATCTGCCACTTGTCATCGGTACTATTCCTCTACATCCATTTGGTAGCAGAACCTCAAGTGTAAGCAGTCAGTGTAGCATGAATATGAACTGGCTCGGTTTATCCCTTCCTGAAAGACCTGAAG CACCACCCAGCTATGCAGAAGTGGTGACAGAGGAACAAAGGCGAAACAATCTTGCACCAGTGAATGCTTGTGATGACTTTGAGAGAGCACTTCAAGGACCACTGTTTGCATATATACAGGAATTTCGGTTCTTGCCTCCACCTCTTTATTCAGAG ATTGATCCAAATCCTGATCAGTCAGCAGACGATAGGCCATCCTGCCCCTCTCGTTGA